Proteins from a single region of Bdellovibrio svalbardensis:
- a CDS encoding FUSC family protein, whose product MGKMSGFWAQLGRFEKNKMEPWLGFRAALGMALSVGIGFLVGSPKIGLSIAIGALNVCFSDRSDAYLDRAKRMLTASVLSAVAVFISVLSAHDSTLMFIFLTVGAFFAGMLVVVDAIAADLGVMGLATFLIFSVQPLSPEAALYLSLYAFLGGILQSIVSVGLWPLRRYKPECRALSNLFQDLAFLTVSTGQAKDTPMGSLQTIETQNALVALAGDDRTEARRYRSLLSQAERLRITILSLIRLKKRLQRENPQHLSIESVARILETTAQILRAVSEVVVSGQPLGVGPKLLAQVDDSSQAVKLQRLDSETPFMTAVLNDLVYQLEGLGGQLRATVDLSLKTTQVGIEKAERLEASRPLKMRFRGTLATLRANMTFQSPGFRHAIRLTVCIVIGELVSHSLHLSRAYWVPMTIAIVLKPDYASTFSRGLLRMAGTLVGLVLATVLFHILPDNPWVSVSLIVFFSFLIRWIGPTNYGIFAMSMAALVVLLIALTGVAPKDVIWARGINTFLGGVIALVVYWLWPTSEKLQLSEVVARMLETYHEYFKAIASSVRKKSVRSDAEMDSLRQKARVARFNFQAASGRISLERGVTFEDLKIISAVTVASNRFAHAMMAVEAGSSLQFSEDQLRAFDVFAESVEESLTLLCEALRGREVLRNQFPDVRGAYVQFAETQKKASEQYAILFEETDRMTNSLVTLTEQVLKRLFNKRFQSSNEVKTVEP is encoded by the coding sequence ATGGGTAAAATGAGTGGTTTTTGGGCTCAGCTAGGGCGATTTGAGAAAAATAAAATGGAACCTTGGTTGGGGTTTCGTGCGGCCCTCGGGATGGCTTTGTCTGTTGGTATTGGTTTCTTGGTTGGTTCACCTAAAATTGGGCTTTCGATCGCGATTGGCGCCCTGAATGTTTGTTTTTCTGATCGTTCGGATGCGTATTTAGATCGCGCCAAAAGAATGCTAACGGCTTCTGTACTGTCGGCGGTGGCGGTTTTTATTTCGGTTCTATCCGCCCATGATTCCACATTGATGTTTATCTTCCTCACTGTCGGGGCTTTTTTTGCCGGAATGTTAGTGGTAGTTGATGCGATCGCTGCCGACTTGGGCGTGATGGGGTTGGCCACGTTCTTGATTTTTTCAGTACAGCCTTTGAGTCCTGAAGCCGCTTTGTATTTAAGTCTTTATGCATTCCTTGGAGGCATCTTGCAGTCCATTGTCAGCGTGGGATTGTGGCCTCTTCGAAGATACAAACCCGAATGTCGGGCCTTGAGTAATCTATTTCAGGATTTGGCATTTCTTACGGTTTCAACGGGGCAGGCGAAGGACACTCCGATGGGAAGCTTACAGACTATTGAAACTCAGAATGCCTTGGTTGCCTTGGCCGGTGATGATCGAACAGAAGCGCGTCGCTATCGTTCTTTGTTAAGCCAAGCCGAGCGTCTGCGCATTACAATCCTGTCTTTAATTCGTCTTAAAAAGCGTTTACAGCGTGAAAATCCCCAGCACTTGAGCATTGAATCTGTGGCCAGAATTCTTGAAACGACAGCGCAGATCCTGCGAGCGGTCTCAGAGGTTGTCGTGAGTGGGCAGCCCTTAGGCGTTGGACCGAAGCTATTGGCTCAGGTTGATGATTCTTCTCAAGCAGTGAAGCTGCAAAGACTGGATTCCGAAACTCCTTTTATGACGGCCGTCTTGAATGATTTGGTCTATCAGTTGGAAGGCCTGGGAGGTCAGCTTCGTGCCACAGTCGATTTGTCATTGAAGACCACACAAGTGGGTATTGAAAAGGCGGAACGTCTTGAAGCCTCACGGCCTTTAAAGATGCGCTTTCGAGGAACATTGGCAACTTTGCGCGCGAATATGACCTTTCAATCGCCGGGCTTTCGCCATGCCATTCGTCTTACGGTGTGCATCGTCATCGGGGAGCTTGTCAGTCACAGTTTGCATTTGAGTCGAGCTTATTGGGTGCCAATGACGATCGCCATCGTGCTGAAACCAGACTATGCCTCCACCTTCAGTCGTGGGTTGCTAAGGATGGCTGGCACTCTGGTTGGTTTGGTCCTGGCAACTGTGTTGTTTCATATTCTACCAGATAATCCCTGGGTGAGTGTTTCGTTGATTGTGTTTTTTTCTTTTTTGATTCGCTGGATTGGTCCGACAAATTATGGAATTTTTGCGATGAGCATGGCCGCCCTTGTTGTCCTCTTAATCGCTCTGACTGGTGTTGCCCCCAAAGATGTCATCTGGGCTCGTGGGATTAATACTTTCTTAGGAGGAGTTATTGCCCTGGTCGTGTATTGGCTCTGGCCAACTTCAGAAAAACTTCAATTGAGTGAAGTGGTGGCGCGCATGTTGGAAACTTATCATGAATATTTTAAAGCCATTGCATCCTCGGTGCGAAAGAAGTCAGTTCGGTCGGATGCAGAGATGGATAGTCTCAGGCAAAAGGCGCGAGTGGCGCGATTCAACTTTCAGGCGGCCTCGGGGCGCATCTCTTTAGAAAGAGGTGTCACTTTTGAAGATTTAAAAATCATCAGCGCCGTTACCGTAGCCTCAAATAGATTTGCCCATGCTATGATGGCCGTGGAGGCAGGATCATCCCTGCAATTCTCTGAAGACCAACTCAGAGCCTTCGATGTCTTCGCGGAAAGTGTTGAAGAGAGTTTAACTCTTCTCTGTGAGGCTTTGCGCGGGCGTGAGGTCCTGCGCAATCAGTTTCCTGATGTGCGTGGTGCCTATGTTCAGTTCGCAGAAACTCAGAAAAAAGCCAGTGAGCAATATGCCATACTCTTTGAAGAGACGGATCGTATGACAAACAGTCTTGTGACTCTCACTGAGCAGGTTTTAAAAAGACTTTTCAATAAAAGATTTCAAAGTTCCAACGAAGTGAAAACGGTCGAGCCCTAA